The Plasmodium gaboni strain SY75 chromosome 3, whole genome shotgun sequence genome includes the window TATATGTATCATATTGAGATTTGTATGTATCATATTGTGatttatatgtatcatAATGTGGtgaattaaaattattactTTCAAATTCATGAGAATAATCttcaattaaaaaattagaCCAATCATCATgcatttttttatttaattcatctatattttctctttggtcaaaataatttttattatacatatcttcattcatataaaatgaatgtttattattttcattattcGATTGATAATTAAATGAATTTCTTccattatttttttttctagATGTACCAAATTCTTGGGAATTATATTTGCTATCATATTCTCTCGAATATCCTTCTTTAggaaaattattttgttcattatatattttacttCTTAAATTATCTCTCTTTTCTGATTCATTATACGCTTGggatttaaaaaaattattattcatataatgTGGCATATACATCCTTTCATTTTCTACATTAGGATAATTATAAGATCCATCCAAACGGGAATTAAATACAAAACTTTGTGCTAATAATCTATTAAATCTTAAGGATGCTTTCTCTTCATCTTGCTTTGTTGATCTACTACCATTAAAAGTAATCTATAAtaatggaaaaaaaaaaaaaaaaaaaaaaaaaaaaggattaataaatataaatttatatatatatatatatatatatatatatatatatatatatgtcgTATTAAAATAGATgcaaaaattaaaataaaaatgttaaaaTAATCAATTTATTCTTAATCTTACTTCATCAATACTATATTGGTATATACATActaaaataaataacaacagaactttattaaatatcaaaaaatgttttatatattttttctgACATTTTCctattatatttatatgtttagATGTAAAACAAATAGTCCTATTCGCTCTTATTCCTATCTGTCTTATACcattttttgatatattataatttttgtttatcatcattatatcatgtttctaaatatatataatatatataatatatatatatatacatatatttatcaataaacacaaataaaatgaattaaaattatctaattatatataataacaaaaattacaaagaataatgaatatttcttttttcaaatattttaattacaaatctattaattatttaatttatgtCATCACAAATTCTTTGCATATTTTTACCCTAAATTATAACATCATATtagaataataaatatttttgtaagcaaatttatatgttttcatataattcaaaaaaattatttgggtttctttttttttttttttcatataataaatataaaaatatagtttttaaaaaccaaatttttatacaaaaataaaaaaaaaaaaaaaaaatacttaagaaataaacaaataaatattataattatattatatattaattagaacccataaaaaggaaaaaaaaaaaaaaaaaaaatttcttataatatttattctttaatatatataaaataacatttcttatttttatataaaaatatatatatttttaaaaaatcatgacaaataaaataattatagagaggtattataattatatatatatatttattatatatatgtactaaaaaaaaaaaaaaaaaaaaaaatagtaaaaattattatatacaatattatataaatatatcattttattatgtatttttattgcATATGTTGCCAAAACACCATTCGTagtttatattatatattttctcACATGAATcataaaacaaataattttctttcataatattgacatgattatattataaataaatataattaatattaattttttattaattcaagtacatattaaaatttatattatctatatattatatttatttacgacgaaattatatttaatattatataatataaaagaattttttttttttttaatttaagaaataatatatataatatatgtattctcattataaaataaaataaatatatatatgacCTTCTATTTgtaaaaagaaaaaaaaaaaaatataataataaataaattataaaactatataatatatatatatatatatatatatgtatatacataaaaaagTTTCAAGTTATATATTAGCTGTCTTCATCAGTGTAAATAAAACcataaaaacatatattaaaaattacataaaacagtctttaattatataaataattaaaatatttattttttaaatcatttcttttatatttagaAATAAATTTGGAAGAAAACTAAGTGTTAtagacaaaaaaaaaaaaaaaaaaaaaattcataattatacagttatatttatatagaaCGTATGACAATAGAATAAGgtcattattttattagaaaaaaaaaaaagaaaaatcaaatacagacaatatatatataatatatatatcgTTTTTAgattcattatttttttatacctataaatatatactaatattataactcattcatattttattcaattatagaaatatttatactcggaacatttataaaaagtgggtaaatttttttttttttttttttttttgaatattttatgtagAACATTTGTCTATTATTACTTAAATTCATAGTTAGTATCTTACCTAAAATTTGTATCcaattttttaaatttcctcataggtatatatataataatacattcttctttatccttttcttttttttttgttcttatATTTGTGCAACATATATACCAACTTAAAAcgtttataaaaaaaacagtgtatgttcaaaaaaaaattaaattatattaaaaattttattaagTTCAAACATTagtttttaaaaataaagaatagaaatcaattaatatatatatatatatatatatatatatatatatatatatattaaaatattaaaaaaaaaaaaaaaaaaaagacataaatcaatatgaattttataaattgatatatacgtcacatatatacatatatatataacatttatttCACAAATTAATCATAAgacatatttatatattgaataaaaaatcaaaaggatatatatattataaatgtaataagcatatataagaaaaatatatatatatatatattaaaaaaaaaaaaaattatttaattttcaaaaatgaagaaatattaaattaaatgaaataatatattaaatacaaaataatttttttttttttttttttttttttttcaacacatatttcttaaaatagtagtaaataaaagatatatatatatataaagtatagatatataatcacatatatatatatttatataaatgtataaattatataccTGTACAaactttaaaaaataatattaataatacgtaaaaatatttatatacacatTGACATAGGTATCATCATTTGTGCATCTTATCACAAAAAATCAGATAAAAACTAATATGCAAGTTACctaatatttatataagtTACATTCATATTGATAACTTCCTTTTAATTTTCTGAAAAACAATAATGATATGATTAAACAAATTTCATAAGGGATAATAATTTTGGTCACAATGTCCtttgttttcttttattactaggtttttttctttttttttttttttatcttattctattttttttttttttttttttttccttttttaaattaaaacaaaaaaagattTAATGACAcctttttctttttttttatttctatacttcatttaagaaataaaagaaaaagaagaaaaaaaaaggatttatattttttttaatcaaaaattataaaatgaaaaaatcTTCATTGAAATTGctaattttttctttttgatttattattattattattgttactgttattattattattgttactgttattattattattgttactgttattattattattattgttattattattcttgttattattattgttattgTCTTTATGTTTGTAGTCATAATgcatttttaatatttttgcTAATATATAAAGTGCTATAATATAACGTACGTTACCTACTAACATTGTGATTGTACAATATACAAAAGctataaataaaaatggtAATAATGCATTTAAAACAGGTGAATCAAAAAGTTTATATCCCTTAACGAAATCCATAAAATGTCTAAAGAAATCTCTATTAGGAGATACATTTTCTTGgttattttgtttattatttggATGAGGTAATAATTgcatattattatcatttccatttcttatataagataatattaatgattttttatcatttgGTAATTCATTAAGTTCATCTACAATAGTCTTTTCATAATTATCTTCCACTTCACTATTCTCAGTATGGGGTTCCATTACAGTCACACGAGgtgtattattataatattcttcTTCAGATTCATCATCTTCTGATTTGTATGATTCACTTTCATCACTATATTGATTAACTCCATAATATGATTCATAATTTTCTTGAGAATCATAATCATATTCTGGGTGATATTTTCTATGATCCATTTCGGCTAAGGATTTATTAATTCTTATACctaatattttctttccTTTATATCTTATTCCATCTTTTTTATACACATAATAAGaattctatatataaaaaaaaaaaaaaaaaaaaaaaaattaaaatataatattcatggaaaataaatgatataaaaaaaaattatataaaaagcatatatatatacacaaagcatatatttacataaaaataaatgaataaataaataaataaatacatatatataaattaatatgttatatatatatatatatatatatataaacttacattataaaaacattGACATATCCAGATAAAAATGGAACATAATAAAACTTTATAGAAATAAGTGCAcctttttaatttttcttttgaaTCGGATTTATTTACATTCTGACTAGAACTTTTCATGGTGCATTGgattttattattaaatgaaataacCAAGTTCTTTTGACTATGTTTTGccatttttattaattatttagaaataattataaataatggatcatatatattatatagatgtatacatatgtaatatattatgtgctatataaatatatatttacatatatatatattacttaAGAACAAATTATTGAGaacaaaaatgaaaacataaaatataaatcagagaattacaaaaaatataaagcACACAAATTATcttataattaaataaaaaaatatatatatatatataataaaatgtaattAATGTATAGACTTAAAATTTCTtccatttatatatacatatatatatataatacatcaattaaaaaataaataatactaactatataaataaataaatatatacatatatatatatatatatatatatatatatatatatatatatatatatatatatataatatatataatgaaaatttttttaaataaatactaaaaaaaaaaaaaaaaaaaaaaaatacatatattaaatatttaataatcaaaataataaaatggaaattttatcaaaaaaaaaagaatatataaaatactatatatatatatattatatatatatataaccaatatttccttttttttttttttttttttttctttgttcttaattatttatatattttgttattcgaacaaaaaaaaataaaaaaaaattataagtatataaaagaaaaaaatatataattttccacttcatagaaaaaaaataaaatagaaaaataaatacaaaaaattatttattattttttttttttttcattattaaaatatccaaaaaagaaaaaacatatatataaatatatatacataatattaattttatttcatttattttattttattttatttttttcttagatacataataaaaaatatgaacttattttattttcttacgtaaaatatatatatatgttcttACAAAAGTAGTACAATCcattcattttttttccttacgaagaaataattttttaatagttcatatttatatttataataaataatttttgttaataaataattatattagaaaataaggaaaatctcataataaaaaaaaaaaaacactacgttaaaatataaaaataaaatatgcTATACTGTAAACTAACcaattatataatgtaaatTCAAAGGTAAAATAGAtataatgtaaaaaatgaaaaaatgtaaaacatgcatataaatagaaattaattttaaatcAAATTGAACATTTTAACAGGGGatagaaaaaaacaaaaaattatatatacatatattatatatatatataatattatagtaatattaatatataacataGTCCCTAAAAATTACaatgttatatattcttatttgtaagatataaataaattgatcgtaattttatattaatattatatatatatatatatatattatatatatgtatatatataataatatttttttatatatatatttctttatgTAGTATGAGggatatttatatatatgataaatatatatattttcctaatgtaaaaaattttaatataattagtttaattaaaaaaatattatattatattatatatctataacaacataattttatttatatctgtaaaatgtttttattaaaacacttataaaaaaaaaaaaaattttcttttactatttatttatacattatTCTTATGgttaaataattttttttaattattttgtatgactttaaaaaaaaaattgaaaataatattaaaaattaaataaaaaatataacctaaataatatataaaaaatataaaatttttgaTAAATTACAATAGGACATTTATAAGATagtttcttttttataaattattttcttcatatataataaaattatttcctattcaattattattaaaatttaaaaagttatttaaatttttatggtaataacattattatattctaatatattttttataaaatatacacaGGAGTGATAACATAAAAtcaaaatgaatatatatatatatatatatatattaatatatatatatataataatatttttatatatatatatttctttatgTAGTATGAGggatatttatatatatgataaatatatatattttcctaatgtaaaaaattttaattttgtgtttataaatttttgtgttatttaacaaaaaaaataatattacatgtaaaaataaatatatgatttcTTATGCTTCttacaaatatttttcttttccttTAATAGTATaacttttataaaaaaactAGAATACACaattttacaaaaaaaataaagaaatgtatatttttccttttttatatattttcatttctATCCATATAGgatattaatatttaaatacgaattaaaaaatatttattattttattttattttattttattttttttttttttcactAATATGTTGTTCATTTTTGCATTTCAAATAAATGAGATAACaacaaaataaagaaaattcAAATAAGAAGCTTGTATCaatacaaaatatacatttaaataCTTATGCTATTTTGTAGTGTGCATTCT containing:
- a CDS encoding putative exported protein (Plasmodium exported protein, unknown function), producing MAKHSQKNLVISFNNKIQCTMKSSSQNVNKSDSKEKLKRCTYFYKVLLCSIFIWICQCFYNNSYYVYKKDGIRYKGKKILGIRINKSLAEMDHRKYHPEYDYDSQENYESYYGVNQYSDESESYKSEDDESEEEYYNNTPRVTVMEPHTENSEVEDNYEKTIVDELNELPNDKKSLILSYIRNGNDNNMQLLPHPNNKQNNQENVSPNRDFFRHFMDFVKGYKLFDSPVLNALLPFLFIAFVYCTITMLVGNVRYIIALYILAKILKMHYDYKHKDNNNNNNKNNNNNNNNNNSNNNNNNSNNNNNNSNNNNNNKSKRKN